The following proteins are encoded in a genomic region of Oncorhynchus keta strain PuntledgeMale-10-30-2019 chromosome 35, Oket_V2, whole genome shotgun sequence:
- the LOC118369172 gene encoding low affinity immunoglobulin gamma Fc region receptor II-a-like has translation MSALPVASVSVSPQSLLYPGETVTLQCDISDYTDWTYLWSRNNQQLSSQTSETITISLPDQADVLESTGAELGEETQSTTPCTVTQSRYMLLKPQPVLNLQPSVSLRISPNTTQHFRSTSLSLSCEEKGNSTGWRLMRYTERGVESGCVSNWGSITGSTCTISYTYTGDSGVYWCESGSGENSNAVNITVAAGDVILESPVHPLTEGDSVTLTCKYWTTSSNIKADFYKDGTFIKNETSGEMTIPAVSKSVTAPK, from the exons ATGTCAG CTCTGCCTGTGGCCTCAGTGAGTGTCTCTCCTCAGAGTCTCCTCTACCCTGGAGAGACAGTCACTCTGCAGTGTGACATATCAGACTACACAGACTGGACGTACCTCTGGTCCAGAAACAACCAACAGCTTTCCAGTCAGACCAGTGAAactatcaccatctctctccctgaccaAGCTG ATGTGCTGGAGAGTACTGGTGCAGAGCTAGGAGAGGAGACCCAGTCTACTACACCCTGTACAGTGACCCAGTCCAGATACATGTTACTG AAACCTCAACCTgtcctga ATCTGCAGCCTTCAGTGTCTCTCAGAATAAGTCCCAACACAACTCAACACTTTAGATCAACGTCTCTCTCACTGAGCTGTGAAGAGAAGGGGAACTCTACTGGATGGAGACTGatgagatacacagagagaggagtagagtcaGGGTGTGTCTCTAACTGGGGATCAATAACAGGGTCCACATGTACCATCAGCTACACATACACAGGGGACAGTGGAGTGTACTGGTGTGAGTCTGGATCAGGAGAGAACAGTAATGCTGTCAACATCACAGTGGCTG CTGGTGATGTGATCCTGGAGAGTCCTGTCCATCCCCTGACTGAAGGAGACTCTGTGACTCTGACCTGCAAATACTGGACAACCAGCTCAAACATCAAGGCTGATTTCTACAAAGATGGAACATTCATCAAGAATGAGACCTCAGGAGAGATGACCATCCCTGCAGTATCCAAGTCAGTAACCGCCCCGAAGTAA